CGCCCGTCCGCTGATGTTCCAGCATCCTTTCGACAAAAATTTCGTAAAGCTTCCCCTTCTCGTCGATTATGGCGATCCTGATCTCTTCGGGGTCAACGAGATTTGCTATTATCTTCTTTGACCAGCCTGACATATCTCAAACCTCCAATTAAATGAGCGGCAGGACGGACCGGGTCTCCGCATCCCAGCGGCCCACGACGGCGCGCTCTATGCGCAGGTCCCGCCAACCCGAAACGACTTCCGCCGCGGCGAGCGCCTTAACGAGCAGCCCCGCGCCGCAGTGTTCCAGATCGCCTACCGTCAGCGACACGGTATCGCCGTCAATGGAGCAGGCAAAGAGCGCGTTAAGGCGCGCGGCTTCGCCGGAGAGCACCTGTGCCGCCCGTTCGCCAAAGGACGCGCCTTCGCCGGATATCCGGTAGACCGCCGCGTCTGTCAGCTTTGCGAGCCCTACTCCGTCCTCAACTTCCGCACATTTCAATATTTTTAAACCCTCCGGGAGCATCGCGCTCCAGCGGAGAGAAGATCCTGAATCCCATTCCGCAAACCAAAAATCCGCCGGCTCCGCGAGGCCGTCAACGCCGATCGCCAGCGGCGAGGCGAGGCTGATCCGCGGATGCGGCGAAAAGCCCTGCGTAAACTCCTGCGTCAGCCCGGCACGCCGCGCCGCGCGGGAGAAAACCACCGGCAGGTCCATGTGGTTTACAAAGGTAAAGAGCCCGCGTTTTTCAAAGATGATCCTAATTCTC
The window above is part of the Cloacibacillus evryensis DSM 19522 genome. Proteins encoded here:
- a CDS encoding TIGR03936 family radical SAM-associated protein, yielding MSRIRIIFEKRGLFTFVNHMDLPVVFSRAARRAGLTQEFTQGFSPHPRISLASPLAIGVDGLAEPADFWFAEWDSGSSLRWSAMLPEGLKILKCAEVEDGVGLAKLTDAAVYRISGEGASFGERAAQVLSGEAARLNALFACSIDGDTVSLTVGDLEHCGAGLLVKALAAAEVVSGWRDLRIERAVVGRWDAETRSVLPLI